A window of Rhipicephalus microplus isolate Deutch F79 chromosome X, USDA_Rmic, whole genome shotgun sequence genomic DNA:
CACATTTTTCTGAAGGCACACATGTAGCCAGCACGTACTGAACCAACAAAACTACGCATTGCGGCAATCACTGCAAACGAAATTTCAGTTATATTGACACAATCGTATATGGCAACCACTGAGCTGCGAAGGTATGTGTGCACACGTGCGCAAagtcaaagcaatgctgcttgGATTATCCACTGCTTACAAAACTATGGTTGCTGTCGAAACGATCATGGAAGGCAACTACATAGCGCCGAAGTGCTTGCTAGTcaatgcatacatgcatgcatacatacatacgtacagtggtggtcaaaattttgcaGACTATGGGAGTGCGTGTCAacctagggtgcctcgatgcgcgcgcccccgctcgGGGTGCTGCCACCTTTTGTACTGTTCCCTCCGCCATTCTAGTGCCTGCAGCATCTTCGCGAAGCTGTAGAGCACACTTGCCAGATTTGTTGGACATGTTTTGCCTCGATTTTGAGTTCCTCGGGGCTACAACCATTCGCGTTAAGCTAGTGGGCCACTAAGCGCCAaagtgaaacctgtatgcagcgGGAGTGATAATGGCGGCCGCCACAAATGTCTTCACTTTGAGCGGAGGAGCGGGCATGGAGGCACTCTATGTCAACCAGCACCGCTGTGCCTTCCGATGGCTGCGTGCGAAGCTCGAAAATGCGCACTGCGCCCCCTTTTCCATCTGCCAGCGTGCTCGTTCGCTTTAGCAGTGTGCACACTGAAGCGCCAGAAGCAGCGCATGGTGTCACCTCAGCTGTTACCACGGAAACACAGAGCAATGATATcgtgatggaaaaaaaaaacgtgtaattTGTACTGGCAGTGCTCGGCATACGCTGCATTTTGTGCTGTAGTCCCAGACAATACACTATTTCGGAACATTGTGAGAAATTCCAGCGTGCATGTCTTCCACCAATGAAAGCTGTTCAGTAACCCTCTCACAAAGGTAGATTTTCAAAAAACTGACGCTGCATGGATGTTTTCAGCACCGCGAAGCGTCTGGAACTTAGGTGTAGAATGTGGTGTGCACATCAAGCGCTACCTGTACGACTTGGTCTTTTCGTCGCGATATCATCGCACGGTCTTTCTGTGGCAACAGTAGGAGTGACACCTTGCGCTTCTTCTGGTGTTCCGGTACATGTGCTGTCTAAAAAAGGGAACGAGCAGACTGGCTGGTAAAAAAGGGTGCGCACTCTCGAGCTTTGCAGGCAGCCGTTGAAAGGCGCCACGGTGCTGTTTGATGTGCGCTTCCATGGTCCGCTAAATTTTGACTGTCACTATACATATATACATGTTAGTTAGTATGTATGTAAGTGGTTTATCTGTAATAGGCAAAAAATCTTGTGTTTTGCTCAGAATACCAAAGGATGCAGAGTATTGGGATTGAGTGTATGCTGCAGTCTTCAGCAACTTATGGCCAGTCTTCCTGGGCATTGGGCTGCCCAGACATCCAAGCTTATTTGGCTTATGTTAGGTACTTCATATAAGAAATACAAAGGCATGAGGGGCAgactagatgaggtcgtttttccAGGGAACACATTGCTTCAAGTTAAGCTTCTGCCAACAGTGGCTGTACTTCCAGAGATACACGAGTAGAGGCACCTAATTTTGTATACTAAAGGAAAATATAATATGTAATATGTATAGAAAAACTAATCTCCTTTTGCTTTGAGACAAtaatgtaaatattttttttattggctCTTATACCTGCATgatagaagggaaaaaaaaagcctttacAGTGTTTAAATAAATGTATGGCAAAAGGTTACAGAGGTCTTCACAAACGTTGCGACTAGTGTAAAATCAAGAAAAGCTGATCGTACACTTGTCGGACAAAACTTAAGAAGCCTGCTCTATGTCCCCCAAAAAGCAAGATGCACACAGGCCTGCCCCAACAGAACCCACTACGCACTGTCATCATGAGAGTTACAGCTGGTGAGCCTGCCTTCGGAAAACAAATCCAAGTGCTTGAGTGGGACTAGTTATTTGGTCATAAGGGATTGGCTGCCATGCTTCAGCCGTGTGGGCGGGGCTTCTCTGGAATCAAGTTGTATTTGACTATCTTAAAACTAGAAATGTGAAAAGATATATTTGCTGTTTCTGTGGTCCTGCCAGAAACCACATTTACcacattgttttttttccctctattCTTTCACGTAATTGAAAGATAGTCTATAGGGCGAGTAATGGTACTGCGGCGCGGTCTGTATAATTGAGCACATTAAATTTATTTGTTTGGTGGCTATATACATATTAGCAGAGAGATTGATACAAAGCAGATGTAGCAAGAGTGCAGTAACAAGGTCGTAATAAAATGCCGTTGACCATTACTCCTAAAGCAGTGACGTCCACTTGGTTCGAAGAATGCTTGCACCAGTTGCACCAGCACAGTGGCTGtattgtaataaataaaaatggaATTCAGCTCTCCTGTCCAGCAAAGACAAAAACCTGGCACTTTTACTGTTATGTGAAATATAATGCAGAGAGCCGATCAGgtcattgattttttttattccgaGCATTATAAAGGATTACAAAGTCAACCTTTGTATCAAAATAGACTGTTAGTCTCTAATAAACATCTTTATTTCTTTCGTACAAATGTGCTCTTCACAACTACATGTAAATGTGAACCAGTTCCCCTTTTTCTCAATATGGAATATTTTTTAGACACAATGAATTAGGCAATCTTGATAGCCACAGTGTGTATGTTTCATGAAAATAGACCTCGTCAATACATCCATATACAGAGCGGCATGTCCGTTTATTGTTTTTAACTTGAGTACTTTTCAACTTCGAAGCTTGGCATGTCTGCATTTTGGCTAGGGATTTTACATTCTAGTGCAAAGTGTAGGTATTTCAACACAAAAGATAGTAATCGTGGCGGGTCGCATGAACTTTACTACCGAAACCGTTGAACGAAGGCAAAGAGCAGCAGCGTGCTTGAAGCTTCGCAAGGATGTGCGTGGCCGGCACACGCACTGTTTAAATTCTGGTTATCGCTTGCCACAATCGCTGTGGACGTAACCGCGGTTGCTCTTGACACAATCATGTATTAGACCATGTAACTGACAGAACTCTGAAAGTGCACGCGCGTCCAAcgctcgaccagtcaaagcaatgctgctttcCACAAACACTGCGGACAAAACCGTGGCAAATGTGATCATAGATAGTAAAAAACGACTTGGTTTTGGAAACACGTGCACCGCCAGCGCACGTGGATTGAAAACATTGAAAGCGGAACTATGGTTTCCTGTAACCACTGTGCACAAAGCTGCGGTCGCCGCAATACGATCACTAGCAGAGGGCATGCGGCTAATGCATCGGTAGATTAAAGGCAATAAAGACGTAAAAACAGGCTAGAAGAGTTTTGGCGGtcctgtccaaagaatctagtaACATTGTTTCTGTCGATCTGCGTACTTTGCCTACACATTGGCATTCAGTTGCCTTCAAGCGAAGCTTCGACCCGCGCTTTCCGGGCAGCCGGCTGTGCAGTCTCATCCGTTCACGCGTGTCCCAGGAAGGCATATACCAGTTTTTTTTGACAGAAATAGATTTCGCTAGTTGCTTTGATGATAAGAAACTTCGGAAGATACATATATTTGCACACACCCTTTGGGACTTGCACCTTCTGCTATAAATGGGGGACCCTACCCTCGCGTGTTCGGTCTCTCCAAGTCATTATAAAAACGCAATGCCTATGTTTATGAACACCccccctctgtttttttttcacggtgtttttttttgtgtgtgtatgtcctagcaaaaaaaaaattggccacgtatcttcatgttacaccgcaaatgtcgtcgaaagacgatagtcttgcgtctggggagggtgaacaaaacgtttatttgatgttctgcgcaagaaaatcagtgaatgctattctggaggcgctgcgttagagtgccttgagcgtgcagcggaggtgaacaagcgcatcgagtcacgtaacacgtgaaacatgagcactatctggcaattATCCTGGAATTCGGGGTGCGTGGCGCCGTCTCAGaggttataaggtgtagaacgcaaggcgacgggtaggtgccaccaccgtgtcgtcttagcaaagcgttggaaacacttgtcaTTTCGTGCAagggttgcatggccagcgcagcgttataaagactacgatccttaaaattacttatgtatgccttttctagtaaaaaatacgcATATataatattgacatgttgttatagtgcctcagatatgcgcaataattgctttttaattgacaatcgcacaaatatgaatgctgaaccttgagcaatattggagggcgcttcggatggggtcggccgttcgcaGTATCGTTTTGTCACTTTAatgccgttaagggtggacaaacacacaaatgtacagacagaccaaaattttctcgtcgaaggtccccaaaaaagactatcgtctctatAAGGGGGGAATAAATCCACATGGCCCTCCCCCTCCCTGTTGCAGAAATCTCTGATTCGGAATCCTTGAATTTGGCAGTTATGCCGTTGATATATGGCCTCCACTTCTGCCAAAATGTTCACGAAGATTACAGTTGGGGGGCCTGTTCTCTAATTTTACTAATATTGTGTCATGTCGTACAAGAAACGAATTTTGTATGCAAAGAGGCTTCAGTTTTCATTCATTAGTATACATTTTAAAGTCTTCCAGTTCTGAAAGAATAACAGTGTATACTTATAGCAAGCTTAGAATGTGCTTACACTGTTTGAATTTTGCTGTTGTCTGTGTGAAGTGCTTAAAGATAAAGCATTGTTAATGAAGTGTGTACTTGCCCCCAACCTCCACCCTCACTGTTGCATCTATGGAACTTTTACACATTCTatacacaatgtttttttttttccaactcaTGGGCACggtcatcttgaactgataagcATTtgttttgtagattttctatGTGACAATATGGAATGATCCTAGTCATAAAATGTTGAATGTGCCGGCCAAGCGATTTCATACGTGTGATTTCACCGTAGCACTGTTTGTTTATTTGATACGAGTAATAAACTGCAatgttatcagtccaagatggtgGTGCTTGAGTGCATTTGGAAAACGGTGTATAGTTGGCAGGTTGGAAGGTATGACAATGATGAATTTTTCTTTCCTGCATGTCAAGGTATATTGATTATTGTGGTTGTTCTCACAAGCATAGTCATTTAGTTGCACATCTCTTCCTCTCTTTCTAGCATCCGGCAAGTTCAGTCACTTCGAGTCCAGCTCTGAAAGTGAGGAAAGTGATGATGACCTGCTGCGATCTGGTTCTGCATTATCCCACAGTGATGGTAGTATTGATGGGCACAGTTCAGACGATGAACAAAACTCAACTcaagcatcatcatcatttagGTTTACACAAGATTGCCTTGACAGCTGTCTAAGTGAGTCCACATCTGACTTGCCAGCATTCTCGTCCCCCCCGCCTGAAGCGACTTCGGAAGCTGGTGCGACCAACTCTGTGAACTCTGTGCATAAATCCAGTGATGAATGCAGCCCTGCACATGATGCAGAGGGTAGTTGCAGTGTTGTCAATGTTAATGCCATGGCCAGTGCTCATTTACAGGCAGGTGGCAACAGCTTGGCTAAATGTACCACAAAGGATAATTTGTGGCTGGTAAGCAGAGCAGAAGCACATTTTCATGCTGGGCATAAAAAGACTTCTGTAGTGCCAAATGAAAATTCTCCAGAAGTGATTTTTGATTATTCAGGCTTGCGCCATCAAAACAGTGGCAACGTAAGTCCTGGGAGGCACATAACGCGAAAAAGCCGAGCTTTAGAAGAACTCCAGCAGAAACGTGATGAGGAGAGGCTCATAAATGGTCTCTCCTCTGATGGTCAAAGACCTCTCCATCTTTCTCCGGAAAACACGAGAGAAGATAGACTAGTGCCACCTCCACGAGAGAGGCACAGCTCCCGGGAGGGTACACCAGGAAGCACAAGAAGTGTGGACAGCCAAGACCGTTCGGCAAGTAGCGTCTTTGAAGCTCGGCGGCGAAAGTTTGAGTGCACTGTGCCAGTGAACCCGGTCGGAGGAAAGATACTGCTGCTCAGACAGGGCAGGACTGAGGACCAAAGCCCACACCGCGAAGGCTCTTCCCCCATCTCTTCTCCTTGCGCTCAGACGAGATCACGCAGCAGAAGTGCAAGTCCCCCCCTGTTGCGTTCTGTGCTCAGTGTTGTAAAACGTGGACCATGTGAAGTTTCGCCAGCATGTACCGAATCTAAGAAGCATAGATCTGGAAGGACAGTGGAGGTCATTGTACGCAGTGTTGGTAAGTTGGTCTCATTGTTCGACGTAGT
This region includes:
- the LOC119161344 gene encoding uncharacterized protein LOC119161344 isoform X1, which encodes MAAVAETSGLKSLEPDTSLPKSTVDDDDDELEALRTAALLSMKVREKRNLSAVNSEAHERSGSYSGYSCLPKHSNERATAPGKPLFSWKQHTRPNLIVIQPVPLEGKEAASPCSASNLVLPQDRWCPKQGQESPASSGTGQSKRRASGKFSHFESSSESEESDDDLLRSGSALSHSDGSIDGHSSDDEQNSTQASSSFRFTQDCLDSCLSESTSDLPAFSSPPPEATSEAGATNSVNSVHKSSDECSPAHDAEGSCSVVNVNAMASAHLQAGGNSLAKCTTKDNLWLVSRAEAHFHAGHKKTSVVPNENSPEVIFDYSGLRHQNSGNVSPGRHITRKSRALEELQQKRDEERLINGLSSDGQRPLHLSPENTREDRLVPPPRERHSSREGTPGSTRSVDSQDRSASSVFEARRRKFECTVPVNPVGGKILLLRQGRTEDQSPHREGSSPISSPCAQTRSRSRSASPPLLRSVLSVVKRGPCEVSPACTESKKHRSGRTVEVIVRSVGEEPTDTSERVGKSSSKKLPVHLRLGDASTVSSTRKKKSKRKRSSHDSRGYSVKRKHTSARGLDSNVRRAWLGRDQHCNRRKRMPSGLSDGTP
- the LOC119161344 gene encoding uncharacterized protein LOC119161344 isoform X2, whose amino-acid sequence is MKVREKRNLSAVNSEAHERSGSYSGYSCLPKHSNERATAPGKPLFSWKQHTRPNLIVIQPVPLEGKEAASPCSASNLVLPQDRWCPKQGQESPASSGTGQSKRRASGKFSHFESSSESEESDDDLLRSGSALSHSDGSIDGHSSDDEQNSTQASSSFRFTQDCLDSCLSESTSDLPAFSSPPPEATSEAGATNSVNSVHKSSDECSPAHDAEGSCSVVNVNAMASAHLQAGGNSLAKCTTKDNLWLVSRAEAHFHAGHKKTSVVPNENSPEVIFDYSGLRHQNSGNVSPGRHITRKSRALEELQQKRDEERLINGLSSDGQRPLHLSPENTREDRLVPPPRERHSSREGTPGSTRSVDSQDRSASSVFEARRRKFECTVPVNPVGGKILLLRQGRTEDQSPHREGSSPISSPCAQTRSRSRSASPPLLRSVLSVVKRGPCEVSPACTESKKHRSGRTVEVIVRSVGEEPTDTSERVGKSSSKKLPVHLRLGDASTVSSTRKKKSKRKRSSHDSRGYSVKRKHTSARGLDSNVRRAWLGRDQHCNRRKRMPSGLSDGTP